The proteins below are encoded in one region of Candidatus Paceibacterota bacterium:
- the groL gene encoding chaperonin GroEL (60 kDa chaperone family; promotes refolding of misfolded polypeptides especially under stressful conditions; forms two stacked rings of heptamers to form a barrel-shaped 14mer; ends can be capped by GroES; misfolded proteins enter the barrel where they are refolded when GroES binds): MSKKILYNESARKALKNGVDAVANVVKITIGPRGRNVVLDRGYGSPTITNDGVSIAKDIVLKDKFENMGAEIVKEVASKTNDIAGDGTTTATILIQSIVSEGMRETTMGVNAMGLRFGIESASKDIVAVLKKIATPIKSDDEIKQVATVSSESAELGAIIAGTIKKVGKDGVVTVEESQSTDLESEIVEGIEFDKGYISSYMITNSERMEAEFNDPAILITDKKISTIKEILPMLEQLAKSGKKDLVIIADDVDGEALATFVVNKLRGTFNVLAIKAPGYGDKKKEILEDIAVTVGATVVTEDTGMKFENASLSVLGKARKVISKKDSTVIVGGKGKKSDIEARIGQLKKQREQIDSKYEAEKMDTRIAKLSGGVAVIRVGAATETEMKYLKLKIEDAVNATKAAIEEGIVAGGGTALIRAAHEVEKSLATKKNLTKEQELGYRIVIKALSAPTRQIAINAGKEDGSVIVDKIRNGKGNIGYDALKDEMVPDMITAGIVDPVKVTRLGVENACSAAAILLTTEAAIADEVEEKKEEGGGGY; this comes from the coding sequence ATGTCCAAAAAAATCCTCTATAACGAATCTGCTCGTAAAGCTCTCAAAAATGGTGTTGACGCTGTTGCAAATGTTGTGAAGATAACTATCGGTCCACGTGGACGTAATGTTGTGTTGGACAGAGGTTACGGATCGCCAACCATTACAAATGACGGCGTTTCCATTGCCAAAGATATAGTTTTGAAAGATAAATTTGAAAATATGGGTGCAGAGATAGTAAAGGAAGTAGCTTCTAAAACCAACGATATTGCTGGAGACGGAACTACTACCGCTACCATCCTCATCCAGTCTATTGTCAGTGAAGGTATGCGCGAAACAACTATGGGTGTAAATGCCATGGGACTTCGTTTTGGTATTGAATCAGCCTCAAAAGATATTGTAGCCGTATTGAAGAAGATTGCTACTCCTATCAAGAGTGACGACGAGATCAAACAAGTTGCTACGGTTTCTTCTGAATCTGCCGAACTAGGGGCCATCATTGCAGGTACAATCAAAAAAGTAGGCAAAGACGGAGTTGTTACTGTAGAAGAATCTCAGTCTACTGATTTGGAATCAGAGATTGTTGAAGGTATAGAATTTGATAAAGGTTACATATCTTCTTACATGATTACAAATTCTGAGAGAATGGAAGCTGAATTCAATGATCCTGCTATTTTGATTACAGATAAGAAAATCTCTACTATCAAAGAGATACTTCCAATGCTTGAACAGTTGGCAAAAAGTGGTAAAAAAGATTTGGTCATAATCGCCGATGATGTAGATGGGGAAGCTCTGGCTACTTTTGTGGTCAATAAACTCCGTGGAACATTCAATGTCCTAGCTATCAAAGCTCCTGGTTATGGTGATAAAAAGAAAGAAATTTTGGAAGATATCGCTGTCACAGTCGGCGCCACGGTTGTTACGGAGGATACTGGCATGAAATTTGAAAACGCCAGCCTTTCTGTCTTAGGTAAAGCTCGCAAGGTTATTTCCAAGAAGGACAGTACGGTCATTGTTGGTGGTAAAGGTAAGAAAAGTGATATTGAAGCTAGGATTGGTCAACTCAAAAAACAAAGAGAACAGATTGATTCCAAATATGAAGCAGAAAAAATGGATACTAGAATTGCAAAACTTTCTGGTGGTGTCGCTGTTATTCGTGTAGGTGCAGCTACAGAAACAGAGATGAAATATTTGAAACTTAAAATAGAAGATGCGGTGAATGCAACCAAGGCCGCTATTGAAGAAGGTATTGTCGCTGGAGGAGGTACAGCACTCATCAGAGCTGCTCATGAAGTTGAAAAGTCATTGGCGACAAAGAAGAATCTAACCAAAGAACAAGAACTCGGTTACAGAATAGTCATCAAGGCCCTTTCGGCTCCAACCAGACAGATCGCTATCAATGCCGGTAAAGAAGATGGTTCGGTCATTGTTGATAAAATCAGGAATGGTAAGGGTAATATCGGCTATGATGCTCTAAAAGATGAAATGGTCCCAGATATGATAACGGCTGGTATTGTAGATCCTGTCAAAGTCACCAGACTAGGTGTGGAGAATGCTTGTTCGGCAGCTGCTATACTATTGACCACCGAAGCAGCTATTGCTGATGAGGTTGAAGAGAAGAAGGAGGAGGGGGGAGGAGGGTATTAG
- the secG gene encoding preprotein translocase subunit SecG: MKSLLPYFQIILSVVLVVVILLQKTGNQVGGAFGGSDNFSSAFHTRRGFEKVLFTTTIIIAILFAVSALISLI; the protein is encoded by the coding sequence ATGAAGTCACTTCTCCCCTATTTTCAGATAATTCTGTCAGTCGTTTTGGTTGTTGTTATCTTGCTCCAAAAGACCGGAAATCAAGTAGGTGGGGCCTTCGGAGGCAGTGACAATTTCAGTTCAGCATTCCACACACGACGCGGATTTGAAAAGGTCTTGTTTACTACAACCATTATTATTGCCATCCTTTTTGCTGTTTCAGCATTGATTAGTCTTATCTAA
- a CDS encoding ABC transporter substrate-binding protein: protein MNPSSPTEFRLKNGSKILNYIKNFSATEKTIFGVLIIIAGFSALMLAGMVNNSFMTEIPKHGGELREGVIGLPHVINPVLVVTDVDRDISTLIYSGLMKYNNGDLVTDLAESYKISEDGLTYSFKLRPGTYFHDGTPLTTNDIVFTIQKIQNIALKSPRRGDWKDVVVTAISPNEIKFTLKQPYSPFITNTTIGILPKHIWNNLNDDQFGLSEYNIEPIGSGPYKLKSLIRDAGGIPSQYKLVVSKQYYAKKPYLDAITFNFFSDIEKAIFALENETIDSLSSISPDQAKKISTDYEDTYSVLSTPLSRIFGVFFNQSNNPVLADKNVRQALDISVDRSLIIKSIFNDYGIAIQGPLPSGMIASKSANSPASFDKPDLAKAKSILEKAGWSKNPTTGIYEKKGAKNTIQTLSFDIYTADTPDLKKAAEMVKDYWNALGAKVGIKVFEPSDLYQNIIRPRKYDALLFGQLIGKDHDVYAFWHSSQRNSPGLNVSMYVNNKVDALLENIRSTNDDEARKNKYKELDQLIRADIPAVFLYSPNFTYAIPKNLRAVNSGKIDLNNVTIPSDRLNSITNWYLVTEKVWKIFANK from the coding sequence GTGAACCCTTCATCCCCTACAGAATTCCGCCTAAAAAACGGTTCCAAAATATTAAATTATATAAAGAATTTCTCAGCAACAGAGAAAACTATCTTCGGTGTACTTATTATCATCGCTGGATTTTCAGCTCTGATGTTAGCCGGAATGGTCAACAACAGCTTTATGACAGAGATTCCAAAACATGGCGGTGAATTACGTGAAGGTGTTATTGGTCTACCACATGTTATCAATCCTGTTTTAGTCGTAACAGATGTTGATCGTGATATCTCCACCCTTATCTATTCAGGATTGATGAAATATAACAACGGTGATCTTGTCACAGATTTGGCCGAATCATACAAAATATCAGAAGATGGCCTCACTTATTCATTCAAATTACGTCCAGGAACATACTTCCACGATGGAACTCCACTAACGACAAATGACATTGTCTTTACCATTCAAAAAATTCAAAATATTGCTCTGAAAAGTCCTCGCCGAGGCGATTGGAAAGACGTCGTGGTCACCGCTATATCGCCCAACGAGATCAAATTCACTCTAAAACAACCATATAGTCCTTTCATAACTAACACTACTATTGGTATATTACCAAAACATATTTGGAATAATCTAAATGACGATCAATTTGGCCTTTCTGAATATAACATTGAGCCAATCGGTTCCGGACCTTACAAACTCAAATCTCTCATTCGTGACGCAGGAGGCATTCCAAGCCAATACAAACTCGTAGTCTCAAAACAATATTATGCAAAAAAGCCATATTTAGATGCAATAACTTTCAATTTTTTCTCTGATATAGAAAAAGCCATCTTCGCTTTGGAAAATGAGACCATTGATAGTCTGTCTTCTATTTCACCAGATCAAGCAAAAAAGATCTCAACAGATTATGAAGATACTTACTCTGTTCTTTCTACACCACTATCCAGAATATTCGGGGTATTTTTCAATCAAAGTAACAATCCTGTATTGGCTGATAAAAATGTCCGCCAAGCTCTAGATATTTCTGTAGATCGTTCTTTAATTATCAAATCTATTTTTAATGACTACGGGATAGCTATTCAGGGTCCATTACCATCTGGAATGATTGCTTCAAAATCTGCAAATAGTCCAGCATCTTTTGATAAACCAGATTTAGCAAAAGCTAAGTCCATTCTAGAAAAAGCCGGCTGGAGTAAAAACCCTACAACAGGAATTTATGAGAAAAAGGGCGCAAAAAATACTATTCAAACATTATCTTTTGATATTTATACAGCAGATACACCTGACCTAAAGAAAGCTGCTGAAATGGTTAAAGATTATTGGAATGCACTCGGCGCAAAAGTTGGAATCAAAGTCTTTGAGCCATCTGACCTTTATCAAAACATCATTCGCCCACGTAAATATGACGCTCTCCTATTCGGTCAATTGATAGGCAAAGATCACGATGTCTATGCATTTTGGCACTCCTCACAGAGAAACTCTCCTGGTTTGAACGTTTCAATGTACGTCAATAATAAAGTTGATGCTTTGCTAGAAAACATCCGTAGTACAAACGATGATGAAGCCCGTAAGAATAAATATAAAGAACTAGACCAGCTCATTCGTGCAGACATACCTGCTGTCTTCTTATATTCACCAAACTTTACTTACGCCATACCAAAGAATCTACGAGCTGTAAATTCAGGAAAGATAGATTTAAATAATGTGACCATACCATCAGATCGTCTAAATTCTATTACCAACTGGTATCTAGTAACAGAAAAAGTTTGGAAAATATTCGCAAATAAATAA
- a CDS encoding co-chaperone GroES, protein MKDISKKIKPLQDRILIKEDGESKEKRTSSGIIIPVTVNEDKGSKRGEVVAVGSGRYEDGKLIPIGVKEGDKVLFQWGDKVKIGEEEYYIVKESEVLAIIK, encoded by the coding sequence ATGAAAGATATATCCAAAAAGATAAAACCACTGCAAGATAGAATTCTAATAAAAGAAGACGGTGAAAGTAAAGAAAAAAGGACTTCTTCAGGCATTATCATTCCTGTAACAGTAAATGAAGATAAAGGTAGTAAAAGAGGCGAGGTTGTAGCTGTTGGTTCTGGAAGATACGAAGATGGTAAACTTATTCCTATAGGTGTCAAAGAAGGTGATAAAGTGCTTTTCCAGTGGGGTGATAAGGTTAAGATTGGAGAAGAAGAATATTATATAGTGAAAGAGAGTGAAGTGTTGGCAATTATTAAGTAG